The Epilithonimonas zeae genome contains the following window.
GCAAGATCAGACAAAGTGGTTTTACCATCACCTATGATATTGGCGTAATACTTTGCAGGATCATCTCTTTTTTGAGGATTGGCTCTTTGAACCACACTAAATTTAATTGACATTGTTTGTGTTTTTAATTAAAAATTAAATTTTATTGAATGAGATAAAAGTATAAATTTTAATTAAACAAAAAAGTAAATTGAATTAATATTTTCCATCTATAGATAAAAATCTACAAATACGATATAAAACACACGTGTATTCTGTTAAAAACTCTCGTGTCTTTTCTTTAAAACACACGTGTCTTTTGATGAAAACTCTCGTGTGTTTTGATGAAAACTCTCGTGTGTTTTGGGCCACCTACGCAAATGCCCTATTCATAGGACTTGCAGAAGGGCATTTTTTGAGATTAATTTCATTAAAAATCGGAGTCAATTTTTGTCATTAATTATAAAAAAAGAAAATCCCTTAGCTCGTAACTAAGGGACATTTATTAATTATAATTCCTTCAATGGATCCCAAAAGAGGGATTTAAAGTCTTTGATCTTCCAGTTTTCCTGTACAACCACATTTTCTTTTTCCAACCTTTCCCGGAACGATGGAACCGATAACTTTCCGGAACTGCTAATAACCCTGTGTGCCGGAACATCTTTTGGACAATTGCCCATCGCATTGCCTACGTGGCGGGAATGATTGGGATAACCCACTGCTTTTGCAATAGCGCCGTAGGTGGAAACTCTACCTTTGGGAATCAGTCTGGTGACTTCATAAACCTGTTGCTTGAATAGATCGTTCATTGTTAAAATTCTAGAAGTTTAAGCTTTAGCTGCACAGCAAAATTATCTTTAAAATTATTGTTGGCATAATGCCCGACTCTGTAAAAGAAACCTAAGTTAAATCGTGAGCTCAGGAAGTTATTATATTCCAAACCGACTTCTTGATACAGATGATCCAAAGGCGAAAACTCAAACTGATGATACTCCGGATTTTTCATATTACCAATCACCCCTTTATAGATAAAATCGAAGCTGGATGTATTCTTACCAAAACTTTTGAAATACCACGGAATGCGATGTGTGATAAAATATCCTGCAAACTTATCATTAAAATATTTCCCTGCAGTCATCGTAGCGAATCCAAGATATGTCGTGAAATTGAAATTGGATAAGATGCCCGTATTCTTATTAGAATCCAAACCGCCCATCTCGAAAGCGTGCCATATTGGTGCTTCGCCAAGATAATAACCACCATAAACTCTTGTCCCAGTATTTCCTAAAATGGTTCTGAACTGATGTGTGTATAAAACGTCCAATCTGCTGTAATTGAAATCGCCGCCCAGAGTTTTGTAGCCTTGTTCATAATTAAAATAAACCTCCGGGAAGTTCTGATCAAAAGTATATTTTCCGGAAGGCGTCATTATGTTTTTACTATTCGGAGAGAATTTGATCGTCGCCAAAGAGCTGAATGTCGTAAACTGGCCGGACTGATTCATAAACCGATAATCAAATCCTGCCTCTTCGGTCTGTCTTTTTGCAGAGACATTCAGGGTCAGAGAATTAGAAAGATCGATTTCATAACCTGCGCGGAAACCGTCATACTTGTAATATTTATCATTCTGGATAGACATTCCGGTATTATTGATGGACATCTTCATATTCCAAAGATTCTGACTGAACCTCCCCGAAGCGGCCACATCGTGGAAATATTCGATCCGGAAGAAAGAGTTTCTTTCCAAAGTTGTTCGGAAATCGATCCCTGCACCGTATTTCCAACCTCTGTCTTTGAAGCCGTAAGCCAAATAAACATCTGGCGAAATGTAACGGTTGAAACGCTCATTCATCTTAAAACCAGCACCTAATCTGAAACCTTCGTAACGGTTATATTTGGTTTGTAAAGGATCAATATCTACCAGTCCCACCGTGAATTTCCCTCTTAGTAATGCTGTTAAAACTTTGACTTTGCTATCCAATGTATATTTTTTCCCCAGACTGTCAATCTTCACATAAGTCTGCTTTTCTCTTGTAGTGAGACTGTCTGTTCTGTATTGATCCAACAATGTTCCATCTGCGTTCTGAACGCCCATTGTATAGCCACTAAACTGCGATGCTTTGAGCTCTACAGGCGTTTGGAAATCGAAATAATCGGCTTTCATATAAGCATAATTCCCAAATCTTTTGGTTTTGGATAATCGCTCTTTTTTCTCTTCAGCCGTTTCGTTATCTTTTTTCTTAACTGTCGAAAACTCTGATGAACCCATTTTGATTTTAAGGTTCTCGGTCTTCAGAAACCATTTGTTTTGAATCGGAATCCAAACCGAAGTGATGCTTCCGTCTGTTCTTACTTTGCTATTACTCTCGATTTTTTTGATGGCATAAGTTTCTTTGTCGATGTACAGATAACCGTTGTATTTTCTACGGTTAACAGGGACTTTGTAATCTACCTGACGGAAACGGATGACGAAATTCTCTCTGCCATCAATCTCGATAGAGTCTGTCAAGAAATATCTATAAAGGCTTCTGTTTTCAGGAAGAATTTCTCTTGGGATTTTGTCTCTGTTGGATCTCAGAGCCAGCATTTCGTAAACAGGATTTTTCAAACCGGAGATTCTGTTATCCAGGATATTGACTTTCTCGCCATATTTCTTAGAATACAAAAACTGCATCGCACGTTCCCAAAGAAACATTTTGCTGTCCTTGATAACCGACATCATCTGTTCACCTTCTATAGAATCTTTTTTCTTTTTATCTTTCTGGGCAAACTCACGATTAGGAAGCTTCGACAATGAATCTTCTCTAGCATCTATGAACTTTCTGTACTCTCTAATGCTGTCCTCATCCACATCATAAGACATTTTTTCATACGACTTGTAGGAATAAGAATCTAATGCATTAGGAGAATTATCTTTAAAATTTCGGAAAACTTTATCTATGATTGCCAAAGCTCTAGGGTCGCTTTCGTTGGAAAGTACAACGCCTTCTATCTCGTGTGTCTTGGCGTTTTGTCTGTCCAGTTCCAATTCCATTATTTTGTCAACAACCACTTCATCCCCGATAAATCCGTTGATTTCCACATCTACTTTGGAACATTTGGTTGTGAAAGTTGCCACACCTTTCTCATCGGTTTCCGTTATGTATTGGTTATTACAATAGATTTTTGCGCCTTTGATGGGTTTATGATTGTCCGCTCTAAAAACACTCAGCGTGCTTTGAGAAAAAACAAATGAAAAACAGAACAGAAAGATTAAAGAAAAGATTTTGTTCATAGTTTAGTTTTATTAAGTAGTCAAAAAATTACCGGTATTGTTACGAAATTTCTTCTTTCTAATTTACAAATTAATTTATTACAACAAATTACCTTATACAATATCAAGCCAAAGTTTGTCTTACAAAGAAAAAACCGAACATTTTTCAACATTCGGTTTTATTAGTTTTAGTTTAAATTCAATTTTTATTGAAGTTCGAAGTAATTAAGGTTAGCATTTCCAGCTTCAAAGTACAATCTCAATTTATTTTCTCCTTTTACCAAGTTGATGTTATTTACAGAAACTGTTTTCCAAGCTTTTCCTGTTGGAGCTAATTTTATATTGCCCAAATCATCGCCATTTTCTGTTTTGATGACCAATTCTGAAGCTTGAGCAGAATCATTATTATATCTAATGTTCAATTTATATTTCTTAGCCAGATTGCTATTCACCGTATATTGTAGCCACTCTCCTTTTTCAGTTTTCCCCACATAATATTTGTTGGTGATTTTATCATTACAAGCGTAGATATCAACACCATCATTTCTCATTTTATTTCCGGAGTTCCATTCTGTATGAGTTCCATTACTCACCCAAAGGTTTTGGAAATCGTTATCAGAATAAGCACTGCCAAATCTTCCCAAATCATATTCTGTCGCAAAGATTCTTCCCGGCGCAATGTGATTTTTATAAGGTCTTGTGCTTTCATCATTTACCTGACGGAACAATGCATCGATAACATCTTTTTTAACTTCTACATTTTCCAATTTATAATTATAAGCAATCTTCATCAATGTTTTCTTGGCAAATTCTTTCGTTGGTTTAGTTCCGCCATTTTTCCAATAATTTAATAGCTTTTGATAATCCGGAGTGATTTTCACATTGGTTACTCCAGCGATATTATCAATCTTTTTCATTGGCCAATAAGCGTAACCGATGTTATTTTTCAATAACAATTGGTTCAGTTCTGTAAACCAGACATTAGAATTTTCGCCCGTTTCGCCTAACCAAGCTGGAACATTTAGTTTTTCTCTTAAATCGATAATATTCTGGATAGCATCTTGAGAATTAGTTGTCCAATATTTGTGAAAACTTAAAACCAAATTATCATCCCAAAGTTTCGGTAAACCATTGTAATTATTTCCCCAACCGTTACCTTCCAAAATGATAATGTGCTTTTTATCGACCTGGCGAATGGCTTCCGTAATATCTTTCTGAAGCTTCCAAAGTGGCGCGTTGGACATCTCGTCGGTTCCATTCGGATTTTTTCCTGTGAACGGATAGTTAGGTTCGTTAATCAAATCGTAGCCGCCAATCCATTCCTTATCTTTATAGCGTTCTGCCAGCTTTTTCCAAAGTGCAATTGTCTTTTTCTGATTCTCCTCGCTTTCCCAAAGATTCGGTTTTGATTTGTCATTATCGGAAATATTGGCGTCGTTTCCTTGTCCACCAGGTACCGCGTGAAGGTCAAGAATCAAATAGATTTTGTTATCCTCGCACCATTTCAAAAGATTATCCGTCATTTGGAAACCTTCTTCCAACCAAGTATTTTGTCCTTTTACAGGTTCTTTTTCTATTGGTAAAGTGTAAAGATTATAATGCATCGGAAGCCTGATGGAATTGAATCCCCATTTTGCTAAAGAATCGATGTCTTTTTTGGTAATTCCGTTTTTGAGATAAGCTTTGTAGAATTCGTTTTTTCCATCTTCGCCTGCTACTTCTGCAATTTTTTCTTTGATTTGATATTGTGGTCCGGCAAAATCAGCCGTCTTAAGCATATAACCTTCCTGAAGCATCCAACCGCCCAATCCAAGACCTTTCAAATAAATATTTTCACCTTTAGAATTGACAATTTTTTGACCCTGAGTTTTCAGAAAGCCTTGAGCGTTCCCAAATTGAGACAATAATAAAGCGCATAAAACGGTAGTTCTTAACATATTTTCATTTTTTACTAAGATAATACTATTTTGTTAGCAAAAAATAAATTTGTTAAAATTGATTAATTGAACTTCATATTCTGAATTCTAACTGCATTTAAAATTGCTAAAAGTGCCACACCAACATCTGCAAAAACGGCTTCCCACATATTGGCTAATCCTCCGGCTCCAAGAATCAGAACAATCACTTTGACTCCAAAAGCTAACCCTATATTTTGATAAACAATTTTCTTCGTCGCTTTTCCGATTTTGATCGCAGTTGCAATTTTCGAAGGCTGGTCTGTTTGAATAACTACATCCGCAGTTTCAATCGCAGCATCGGAACCTAATCCGCCCATCGCCATTCCAACATCACTCAAAGCCAAAACCGGCGCATCATTGATTCCGTCTCCAACAAAAGCAACAACTTCTTTTGGATTACTTTTCAGATTTTCCAATTTCTCAACTTTTCCTTCGGGAAGCAGACCACCGAAAGCAGAATCGATTCCTAATTTTTTAGAAATATTTTGAGTTAGAGAGTCTTTATCACCGCTTAACATCATGGTTTTGATGTTGTTATTTTTCAAATTACTAATCGCCAATTCCGAATCTTCTTTAACCTCATCGGAAATCGTGATGTAACCTTTATATTCATTATCAATAGCTAAAACAACAGTTGTTTCTACAATTTCTTCCAAGAATTCCGGATAATTGATATTAAAAGTTTTCAGAAGTTTTGTATTTCCTGCAAGAACTCTTTGTTGATTAATAACCGCTTTTATTCCTTTTCCGGAAATCTCTTCTACAGATTCCGGAATCTGATTGGAAGGATGAAATTCTGAAACGGCTTTCGCAATAGGATGTGTAGAATGACTTTCAACCGATGATAAAATGGAAAGAAAATCTTCTTTCGAAATGTTCTCCGGAACAATATCCTGAACTTTGAAAACACCTTTTGTCAACGTTCCGGTTTTATCCATTACAACTGTTGTTACATTCGCAATAATATCGAGGAAATTAGAACCTTTGAACAAAATTCCGTTTCTGGAAGCGGCGCCAATTCCACCAAAATACCCCAACGGAATTGAAATAACCAGTGCGCAAGGACAAGAAATCACCAAGAAAACCAAACCTCTGTAAAGCCAATCTTTGAAAACATAATTTTCTACAAAGAGATATGGAACAAGTGTTACCAAAAGAGCTAAAACGAAAACAATTGGCGTATAAATCTTTGCAAATCGTCTGATGAACAATTCGGTTTTGGCTTTTCTGGAACTTGCATCCTGAACCATTTGAAGAATCCTGACAATCGAACTATTCTCGAATAATTTGGTTGTTTCGATTTCGATGACTTGGTCTAAGTTCAGCATTCCGGCAAGAACTTCTTCCAATTTTTGGATTGATGAGGGTTTACTTTCTCCTGTTAAAGCTGATGTGTTGAGACTTGCTTTTTCCGACAACAAAACACCATCCAACGGAATCTTCTCTCCTACTTTCACCTGAATCTTTTCCCCGATTTTGACATCATCTGGAGCAATAGTTTTCCAATTTCCATCTCGGAAAACGGTGGCTTCTTTCGGACGAACATCTAATAATGATTTGATATTATTTCGAGCTCTGTTAACTGCAGATTCCTGGAACATTTCGCCGATTGTATAAAATAGCATCACGGCAACACCTTCGGGAAATTCGCCAATTGCAAAAGCGCCAATTGTTGCAATTCCCATCAATGAAAACTCATTGAAGAAATCTAAATTCTTTGCCAGTTCCAACGCTTCTTTGAAAACTGTGAACGCCACTAATATATAAGACACGAAATACCAGCTAAATCTCAGCCAAACGTTGTTGGTAAACCAATCGGCTTTAATCCAGAAATCTAAAATGAGTCCAGAGAAAAATATGATTAAACTGATGTATAATGCAATTTTTGAATTACCGTGAGAATGGTCGTGGTCACTGTGGTCGTGAGCTCCGTGGTTGTGCTCTTTCTTCGGTTTTGTACTGCAACACTCTTCCATATCGAAATAATTTTTAACAAAGATATTGCTATTGCAAATGCAATGCTATTGCAAAGTTTTATGGAATAATATCTTCGAGGGCCTCAGACTTATACAAATTACTTAATTGTTGAAAGTCGATTCGAGGCAATTTTCGCAGATGCCTTTAGCGAAAAGTCTGATTTCATCAATCCTGAAATTGGTTTTCATACTTTCGGGGAACGAAATATCTTCTTTGCAGGTGGTCTGTTTGCAGATTTTGCAGTAGAAATGGAGATGCCAGTCTTTGTGTGTTTTCTCGTCACAATCATCGTGGCAAAGCTTATATTTTGTGGTTGCATTTTCCTGAATGCTGTGAACGATTCCTTTTTCTTCGAAGGTTTTCAAGGTTCGGTAAATGGTGGTTCGGTCGGCATTCTGAAAATGGTTTTCGATTTCGGATAGTGAGGTGGCAAATGGTTGGGAACTCAGAAAATCGTAGACCAGAATTCTCATACTTGTTGGTTTGGTATTTTTGTGGATGAGTTTGTTTTCGGTTTCTTTGTTCATAATGTATAATCTAATAATTTTAATGCAAAGTCCGCAAAGATTTTTTGGACATTATTGAAAATATTTTTAAGGCTCGCGAAGACGTAAAACTTAATGACAAACTGGTTGTTGATTTTGACTTTTTAATGCTTTTTAATTTTAATCTTTTGACAAATCTTACTATTAATAACAAAACTTGAATCGTTGACGAAACACCTAGCCCCGATGGAAACGGCATCCTTTTTTATTTTTTATGGACTTCGATTCAATCGAAGTGACAAAACTTGTAAAAAAATAAAAAAGATATAGTGGACAGCGGGATTAAGCTCCTAATTTATTGCTTTATCTTTTCTTATCTCATCAAAGTTACGGGAAATAATTGCAATTTTTTGATGAATCGACTGAGAATAAATACCTTTGGAAAAAATTTAGAAATGGGTGTAGCGGATTTATTATTGAAAAGAAAAAAAGAATTGGCCGAAAAAAACTTGAGAGATGGTCAGGATTATTTGGTTGAAAATGGAAAAAGAGAAAGTGTAACGATTTTACCAAGCGGTTTGCAATACGAAATCCTTGTAGAAACAGAAGGTCCAAAACCAACAGCTAAAAGCACAGTGAAATGTCATTATCACGGGACGACCATTACAAGCAAAGTTTTTGACAGTTCTGTAAAACGTGGAAAACCAGCATCATTCCCTCTTAATAGAGTTATCAAAGGTTGGACAGAAGGTTTGCAGTTGATGTCTGTTGGAAGTAAATTCAGGTTTACGATTCCGCCACATTTGGCTTATGGACAGCAGGAAGTCAGCAAAGAAATTGGTCCCAACAGTACTTTGGTTTTTGACGTGGAGTTATTGGAAATTAAATAATTAGAATTTAATTCTCAGATTGTATTGCAGTTATGAAAATTATTTATATTTTTGCAACCTGTTAATCAACCTCTGACGAAGGACGTGAATGTTGCTTAGCTTGACAAAACAAATTTTTTATTATAAAAAATGGATTTATTAAAGTACGTACAAGATAAGTACATTACGAAAAAAGAATTCCCAGAATTCAAAGCCGGTGACACCATCACTGTGTACACAGAAATTAAAGAGGGTAACAAAACCAGAACTCAGTTCTTCAAAGGTGTTGTTATCCAATTGAGAGGAACTGGAGCTACAAAAACTTTCACAATCAGAAAAATGTCTGGTGATGTTGGAGTAGAGAGAGTTTTCCCAATCAACATGCCTGCACTTCAGAAAATTGAAGTTAACAGACAAGGTAAAGTTAGAAGAGCTAGAATCTACTACTTCCGTGATCTTAGAGGTAAGAAAGCAAGAATCAAGGATAAGTCTTACGCTAAGAAATAATCTTGAGACTTTCTCGAAAAATACAAAACCAGCAAAACTATTTGCTGGTTTTTTTGTGAAATAAAAGCTTACAAATTTTTGTAAGCTTTCCTTTTATCTTAGATAATTCCTAACTCTTTCCCTACTTTTTCAAAACCTGCAATAGCTTTGTCCAAATGTTCTCTGGTATGAGCTGCAGATAACTGAACTCTAATTCTCGCCTTTCCTTTCGGAACAACCGGATAGAAGAATCCGATAACGTAAATCCCTTCTGCCAGAAGTTTCTCGGCCATTTCCTGAGATAATTTCGCATCATAAAGCATAACCGGAACAATCGCTGCATCGCCATCCGGAATATCAAAACCTTTAGCCTTCATTTCTTTTCGGAAATATTCTGCGTTTTCCATCACTTTATCTCTCAAAGAAGTGTCATCAGAAATCATATCCAAAACTTTGGAAGCCGCTCCGACGATTCCGGGTGCTAATGAATTTGAGAATAAATAAGGACGAGAACGTTGTCTCAACATATCAATAATTTCCTTTTTCCCAGAAGTAAATCCACCTAAAGCACCACCTAAAGCTTTTCCCAAAGTTGAAGTAATGATATCGACTCTTCCGATCACATCATTCGCCTCGTGCGTTCCACGACCTGTTTTTCCAATGAACCCTGTTGCGTGAGAATCATCTACCATAACTAAAGCATCATATTTATCCGCTAAATCACAAACACCTTTTAGGTCTGCAACAATTCCGTCCATTGAGAAAACACCATCAGTCACAATGATTTTAAATCTGTGATTTTTTTCAGAAGCGGCAATCAATTGTGCTTCCAAATCTTCCATATTATTGTTTTTGTAACGGTATCTTGCAGATTTACACAACCTTACTCCATCGATAATCGAAGCGTGATTCAGTTCATCGGAAATGATTGCGTCCTCTTCTGAGAATAATGGTTCGAAAACACCGCCATTCGCATCAAAACAAGCGGCATAAAGAATGGTATCTTCCATTCCTAAGAAATTGGAAATCTTAGCTTCCAAATCTTTATGAATATCCTGTGTTCCACAAATGAAACGAACCGACGACATCCCATAACCGTGAGATTCTATAGCATCTTGAGAAGCTTTCATCACCTCCGGATTATTGGATAATCCCAAATAATTGTTGGCACAAAAGTTCAAAAGTTTTTTCCCAGCAACTTCTATCTCGGCACTCTGTTGTGATGTGATGATTCTTTCTCTTTTGAAAAGTCCGTCGTTTTCTATGTTTGTTAATTCGTTTGTGATGTTCTCAAGAAATTTTTGTGATATCATTTTTATTGATTTTCGATTTTAACAAAAATAAAAAAAGCACTGTAATAAAGTGCTTTTTTTTAATAAATTATCTTTTGAGTTATTCTTTAATAATTTTAACTGATTGATTATTAAATTTCAAAATGTAAGTTCCTTTAACTAAGGTAGAAATATTGATTTCTGAATCTGGATTTGAAATTCCCTTCTTGATTAATTTTCCATCGATTGAAAGAATTTCATAATCTGTTGATTTTTGTAAACCAGAAATTTTGATGAAAGATTTTGCCGGATTTGGATAGACACTGATGTTTTTTTGATTAATGTCATTAACAGCCAGATTATTATCTTTGGTCACCGTAGAACCTTTTGTAATGATTTGTTTTTCATAATTAAATTCAACACTTGTCACATCAAAAGTCACATCTTGTGTGAAATATTGATTGTTGGAAGTATGATCCAAAACAAAATAAGCGGTCTGTCCTCCAGATCCTGTCACTTTGATTGGAAGCGGCATCTCAAAAAAGCTGACAGTAGAACTGCTTCTTGTCTGCCCGACACGGAAAGTCAGTTTTTTGGTTGTGGTATTCTGAGTCCACCTGATCTGATAGCTCGGATAACCTTCACCATAGATCCAGTCATTAAAAAATTCTGTGAAATCTTTTCCTGTAAAAGAACTTAAAAAATCTCTGAAATCATTAGTCTTTACATAATTGTAAGCAAAAGCAGGATTGTTCTGATAAGCTTTTAACATCGCATAGAACTGGCTATCACCAAGAATCCATTTTATCATCCTTAAAACAAAACCTCCTTTAGCATAAGTTAATCTTCCGTCGAAAACTCTGCCGATATCACTCAATCCAGCATCAGGAACGTATACACTTCCGCCAGGGCTACTTGTAATATCACTTATCTCATTTGCAAGATAATTTTGAAACTGAGAAGAGCTCATTAATAATTTTTCATAAGTCAAATGCTCACCAAATGTTGCAAAACCTTCATTAAGCCAGATGTCATTCCATGCACCACATGTCAATTTATCTCCAAACCATTGATGAGCCAACTCATGAGCAATCAATCCCTGCCCAAAATTAACCATAGATGTCATTGTTGCATGTTCCATTCCTCCGCCCCAGTTAAACATCATATGACCATATTTTTCATTTCTGTAAGGGTATAATCCAAAATGGTCTTCAAAAGTTTGCATAGAACTTGTAGTCCAGTCGAGACTTGCTTGGGTATTTGCATTCGCATAAGCTGGATAAACGTAATTCAGGAAAGGAAAAGAACTTTCTGTAGTTGTAATAGTGGAATTCATTTTTGTATAATTGGAAATTCCTAACGCAAAAAGATAAGCAGGAATTGGATAATTAGTTTGCCAATAAGTCAGCTTTTTTCCGTTTCCTAAGATAGTTTCAGACATCAGTTTTCCATTTGAACCTACTGTATATTGAGCAGGAGTGGTCACTTTGATATCCATTTTCTCTATTTTATCATTCATACTTTGTTTGGTTGGCCACCAACCTTTTGCCCCATAAGGCTCAGACAATGTTGCTAAAACCGGATCTCCGGCAGGTGTAGTTCCTGCTTCAAAACTGGCAAAGGCACCTGTATTGACAGGAACTCCGCTATATGTTATTGATAAAGAATCTGTAGTCTGGGCTGTTAAAGCTACCGGGAAATTAATTTTAATTTCATCTGAACTCAATTGCTGAAAGGTTAAATTCTGACCGTGATATTTTACCGTAGAAACTGTCAGAATCTTTGCCAAGTCAAAATAAATAGTAGCGGAATTCGCTAGCATCTTAAAATGGGAAGTCATAGTTCCGGAAACGAACTGCTGAGTGGGATCAAGATCAAATTCTACTCTAACATATTGTAAATCATAATTTAATGTATTCG
Protein-coding sequences here:
- a CDS encoding FKBP-type peptidyl-prolyl cis-trans isomerase; this encodes MGVADLLLKRKKELAEKNLRDGQDYLVENGKRESVTILPSGLQYEILVETEGPKPTAKSTVKCHYHGTTITSKVFDSSVKRGKPASFPLNRVIKGWTEGLQLMSVGSKFRFTIPPHLAYGQQEVSKEIGPNSTLVFDVELLEIK
- a CDS encoding heavy metal translocating P-type ATPase, which gives rise to MEECCSTKPKKEHNHGAHDHSDHDHSHGNSKIALYISLIIFFSGLILDFWIKADWFTNNVWLRFSWYFVSYILVAFTVFKEALELAKNLDFFNEFSLMGIATIGAFAIGEFPEGVAVMLFYTIGEMFQESAVNRARNNIKSLLDVRPKEATVFRDGNWKTIAPDDVKIGEKIQVKVGEKIPLDGVLLSEKASLNTSALTGESKPSSIQKLEEVLAGMLNLDQVIEIETTKLFENSSIVRILQMVQDASSRKAKTELFIRRFAKIYTPIVFVLALLVTLVPYLFVENYVFKDWLYRGLVFLVISCPCALVISIPLGYFGGIGAASRNGILFKGSNFLDIIANVTTVVMDKTGTLTKGVFKVQDIVPENISKEDFLSILSSVESHSTHPIAKAVSEFHPSNQIPESVEEISGKGIKAVINQQRVLAGNTKLLKTFNINYPEFLEEIVETTVVLAIDNEYKGYITISDEVKEDSELAISNLKNNNIKTMMLSGDKDSLTQNISKKLGIDSAFGGLLPEGKVEKLENLKSNPKEVVAFVGDGINDAPVLALSDVGMAMGGLGSDAAIETADVVIQTDQPSKIATAIKIGKATKKIVYQNIGLAFGVKVIVLILGAGGLANMWEAVFADVGVALLAILNAVRIQNMKFN
- a CDS encoding cellulase family glycosylhydrolase, whose protein sequence is MLRTTVLCALLLSQFGNAQGFLKTQGQKIVNSKGENIYLKGLGLGGWMLQEGYMLKTADFAGPQYQIKEKIAEVAGEDGKNEFYKAYLKNGITKKDIDSLAKWGFNSIRLPMHYNLYTLPIEKEPVKGQNTWLEEGFQMTDNLLKWCEDNKIYLILDLHAVPGGQGNDANISDNDKSKPNLWESEENQKKTIALWKKLAERYKDKEWIGGYDLINEPNYPFTGKNPNGTDEMSNAPLWKLQKDITEAIRQVDKKHIIILEGNGWGNNYNGLPKLWDDNLVLSFHKYWTTNSQDAIQNIIDLREKLNVPAWLGETGENSNVWFTELNQLLLKNNIGYAYWPMKKIDNIAGVTNVKITPDYQKLLNYWKNGGTKPTKEFAKKTLMKIAYNYKLENVEVKKDVIDALFRQVNDESTRPYKNHIAPGRIFATEYDLGRFGSAYSDNDFQNLWVSNGTHTEWNSGNKMRNDGVDIYACNDKITNKYYVGKTEKGEWLQYTVNSNLAKKYKLNIRYNNDSAQASELVIKTENGDDLGNIKLAPTGKAWKTVSVNNINLVKGENKLRLYFEAGNANLNYFELQ
- the rplS gene encoding 50S ribosomal protein L19, with amino-acid sequence MDLLKYVQDKYITKKEFPEFKAGDTITVYTEIKEGNKTRTQFFKGVVIQLRGTGATKTFTIRKMSGDVGVERVFPINMPALQKIEVNRQGKVRRARIYYFRDLRGKKARIKDKSYAKK
- a CDS encoding MGMT family protein codes for the protein MNDLFKQQVYEVTRLIPKGRVSTYGAIAKAVGYPNHSRHVGNAMGNCPKDVPAHRVISSSGKLSVPSFRERLEKENVVVQENWKIKDFKSLFWDPLKEL
- a CDS encoding Fur family transcriptional regulator, which codes for MNKETENKLIHKNTKPTSMRILVYDFLSSQPFATSLSEIENHFQNADRTTIYRTLKTFEEKGIVHSIQENATTKYKLCHDDCDEKTHKDWHLHFYCKICKQTTCKEDISFPESMKTNFRIDEIRLFAKGICENCLESTFNN
- a CDS encoding M1 family aminopeptidase, coding for MKHFYTLIITCLTINIIFGQIHNIDRKGLIESEKKSASRSILDVNVNPNTLNYDLQYVRVEFDLDPTQQFVSGTMTSHFKMLANSATIYFDLAKILTVSTVKYHGQNLTFQQLSSDEIKINFPVALTAQTTDSLSITYSGVPVNTGAFASFEAGTTPAGDPVLATLSEPYGAKGWWPTKQSMNDKIEKMDIKVTTPAQYTVGSNGKLMSETILGNGKKLTYWQTNYPIPAYLFALGISNYTKMNSTITTTESSFPFLNYVYPAYANANTQASLDWTTSSMQTFEDHFGLYPYRNEKYGHMMFNWGGGMEHATMTSMVNFGQGLIAHELAHQWFGDKLTCGAWNDIWLNEGFATFGEHLTYEKLLMSSSQFQNYLANEISDITSSPGGSVYVPDAGLSDIGRVFDGRLTYAKGGFVLRMIKWILGDSQFYAMLKAYQNNPAFAYNYVKTNDFRDFLSSFTGKDFTEFFNDWIYGEGYPSYQIRWTQNTTTKKLTFRVGQTRSSSTVSFFEMPLPIKVTGSGGQTAYFVLDHTSNNQYFTQDVTFDVTSVEFNYEKQIITKGSTVTKDNNLAVNDINQKNISVYPNPAKSFIKISGLQKSTDYEILSIDGKLIKKGISNPDSEINISTLVKGTYILKFNNQSVKIIKE
- the kbl gene encoding glycine C-acetyltransferase; amino-acid sequence: MISQKFLENITNELTNIENDGLFKRERIITSQQSAEIEVAGKKLLNFCANNYLGLSNNPEVMKASQDAIESHGYGMSSVRFICGTQDIHKDLEAKISNFLGMEDTILYAACFDANGGVFEPLFSEEDAIISDELNHASIIDGVRLCKSARYRYKNNNMEDLEAQLIAASEKNHRFKIIVTDGVFSMDGIVADLKGVCDLADKYDALVMVDDSHATGFIGKTGRGTHEANDVIGRVDIITSTLGKALGGALGGFTSGKKEIIDMLRQRSRPYLFSNSLAPGIVGAASKVLDMISDDTSLRDKVMENAEYFRKEMKAKGFDIPDGDAAIVPVMLYDAKLSQEMAEKLLAEGIYVIGFFYPVVPKGKARIRVQLSAAHTREHLDKAIAGFEKVGKELGII